In the Microcebus murinus isolate Inina chromosome X, M.murinus_Inina_mat1.0, whole genome shotgun sequence genome, ACTCTCAACCAATATctagagaagaaaggaatggaCCTGGGATGCTGGTCCTTACACCTACTAGAGAATTAGCTCTTCAGGTAGAAGCTGAATGTTCTAAGTATTCATATAAAGGTCTTAAAAGTGTTTGCATCTATGGTGGCAGAAATAGAGAGAGACAAATACGGGACGTCACCAAAGGTGTAGATATCATTATTGCAACTCCTGGCAGACTGAACGATCTGCAAATGAATAACCTTGTTAACCTAAGAAGCATAACTTTCTTGGTCTTAGATGAAGCAGATAAAATGCTggatctgggatttgaaccccagaTAATGAAGATTTTATTAGATGTGCGCCCAGACCGGCAAACTGTTATGACGAGTGCAACTTGGCCAGCTGCTGTTCGTCGACTTGCACATTCTTATTTGAAAGAGCCTATGATTGTTTATGTTGGGACTCTAGATCTAGTTGCTGTAAACACAGTGAAGCAAAATATAATTGTtaccacagaaacagaaaaacgaGCACTTATCCAAGAATTTTTAGAGAGCATGTCACCCAACGACAAAGTCATCGTGTTTGTCAGCCGAAAACTTATTGCTGATGACTTATCAAGTGACTTAGGAATCCAAGGCATACCTGTACAATCACTGCATGGCGACAGAGAACAAATTGACAGAGAGCGGGCGCTAGAAGACTTCAAAagtggaaaagtaaaaatattgatAGCCACTGATTTAGCATCCCGAGGTCTTGATGTTAATGATATCACACACGTATACAACTATGATTTCCCACGGAATATTGAAGAATATGTACACAGAATCGGGCGTACTGGAAGAGCAGGAAAGACTGGCACATCAATTACCCTTATCACTCAAGATGATTCAAAGATTGCCAGTGAATTgattaaaattctgaaaagagCAAATCAGAGTGTTCCAGAAGATCTTGTGAAAATGGCTGAGCAATATaaatttcaacaacaaaaaaggggtGCAGGAAGAAGATCAAGAAAACCTGGAGAAAAATCCAAGGACTTTTATTAATGTTTACGTTGAAAAGTTGTACCAGGTTACTGGAAGATTCAAGGCATGTTAAAGATATGCAGTATTCAAGTTACATAAGGAAGTTTTGGAAATATACTGGCAGTTTGAAGACACAACCAAATCTTAAATAATACTGCTAACCCTTCAATACTGTGTGTGttccttaataaaaaaaaaatgttttaaaatgaaagcgtgagagattatgtaaaaaaaaaacaaacttaaaaatgttatgtGTTAGTTAAAGTCTAATTTCTTTTATAGTCTGCCATGTACATGTGGCTTCTCTAAAACACATGGTAGCAAACAATAGTGCTTTTCTTGCTTTAAAGTAGTTGTACTAAACTGAAGCATAGCTTCAAGCTTATCCCagtcaaaatattctttttccccCTAGCGGTTGGTGCCACAGCAATCCCTAAAATATCTCTATCATTCCCTAAATTTTTTAGTTCATTAGAAAATAAGTTCCAAATTTTCTAGAAGATTCCACAATTCTATTTTATCAAAAGGATGTAACCAACAAACCAGGGTATCTGATTCAGTGGGAATCAGATCCTTATATGAATTCTGTCACCATTGGTTAAAAATTCTGAGGAGGTCACTTGCATTCTCTAGGTCTCAATTTCTCCACTCATAAAATGGGATGGTTATATTAAGTAATTTGGGGTCCCCTTTCACCTCTAAAATTATAACTAAAACGGTGTACGCTAGCCTTATATTAACATTTCCTTATCTAATCTAGGGAAAATGGTATACTTGTATAATAAATCAAAGAATTCCTTTTTAATCACCAGAATAGTGCATTCTgtactttcattgatttttgtaatgTAACTaacaggttttctttttattctttgcttttctttttatcatattttatttttaattcagtttgcCTTGGAAAGGCCAAAaccacatatacacataaatcagggaaaaaatgaatgtgaaagaaaaatttatctaCTGGAGAAAACATTATAAACACAATCAAATGACACTTTTGCCATAGGAACCAATTTTAGTAAAACTCTTCCTAATTTTATCTATGTCTATCTCTTATGCCTTATTTAAAAGCAATATGCACCTCACAACTGTAAAAAGAAATCCGCACAATGATaccaaataaactttaaaatttagtgTTCCATGAGAACATTAGAATTAGCTAAGCCTTAACATTTctggtaaaatagaaaaattaatgtaaCAATCTTTTTCCCCAGCATGCCTCAGCTGTGACCACAAATAAGTCAGAAAGTAAGGGGAGGAAAGAGGTAAACACTCTAGGTATAGATATTTGAGGTTTCAAGTATGGTTTTAAAGGGTTTTTTATATAGGCCTCAATATCACCTGATAAAATTAATAACTATGGTTAACATTTTTGAGTGAGATATACCAGGTGCTTTATCTCATAATCTCTAATATTATAAGAAACTCATTCAGAAAGTAATCTTACTCCTATTTTTCAGAAGATGAAGCAAGGTCAGAGGAGctaatttgcctaaggtcactaAATCTGGTTAAAGAtgagttaagtgatattttaaCCCAGAAGTACATAATTCCAAAatttacatcatttttatttcagtacaGTTACATGCAAGACAATACTCTTTTGTCTTGAGGTTGCCTATAAATTCAGATTTAGTGAAATAGGCAAGTGTATGCAAATTTAATGCAAAGTCAATCTATAGCAGAGGCTGTAATAGAAGCTCAAATGCCCTGTTCCTGTTCACTCAGGAGAGATGATGGATGTTTAGTAAGTTAGAGTTTATGTTATTTGCCAGAATATTTGCTAGGGGCAATgctatatttgtttaaaaaaatgcaacaatTAAACCACTTGAGATAGAGAGTGAGGTTCCACAGTCACATTTAAGTAACAATAGCAAAAATTATCACTTAATATCTTCAagtaagaaaaggagagaagtgTACATTTCTTCTACAAGGAAAGGCTGAAAAGAAGAGCCAGTGTATGGAGAAAGGTAAGTAGAAACAGAACAACATTTCTCAACCAGGAGTGATTTTGCTCCCTAAGAGACCTTTGACAATATCTGGAGAGAGTATTGTTTGTTAcaacttggggggggggggatgaggTGGTACTAGCATCTAGTGGGTAAGAggctgctaaacaccctacaatTTATCAGACAGCCCcatacaacaaagaattatctggcccagaACAATAGTGCTGAGATGGATAATCCCTGAGACAgcataagcaaaacaaaacaatcaaaaccAATTACATAGTAACCAAAAATGgactttgaaggaaaaaaataaagggtttCTAAGCTTTATCTTGTGGGGTTATGcagaaaaaaaacccttcaaaTTTCCTATCTTTGGTATAGTCTGCCTCAGTGGTTCTCCACCAGGGCCAATTTTGTCAATGTTTACATACAGATTTTTTTGTCACAACTGGGGCTTGTGGTGGTGGTATTGGCATCTACTCAGTGGATTCCAGGGGTGCCACTAAACATCTCACAATGCATAGAAGAGctccctacaacaaagaattatctggcccaaatgTCAGTAGTACCACAGTTGGGAAACCCTGCaatagtaaacaaaaataaaactccaaaCCTAGTTGAAGAGAAACCAAGATGggacaaggaaaggaaaggaaaggaaaggaaaggaaaggaaaggaaaggaaaggaaaggaaaggaaaggaaaggaaaggaaaggaaaggaaaggaaaggggaaaggaaaggggaaaggaaaggggaaaggaaaggggaaaggaaaggggaaaggaaaggggaaaggaaaggggaaaggaaaggggaaaggaaaggggaaaggaaaggggaaaggaaaggggaaaggaaaggggaaaggaaaggggaaaggaaaggggaaaggaaaggggaaaggaaaggggaaaggaaaggggaaaggaaaggggaaaggaaaggggaaaggaaaggggaaaggaaaggggaaaggaaaggggaaaggaaaggggaaaggaaaggggaaaggaaaggggaaaggaaaggggaaaggaaaggaaaaggatatttatttgttttccactGTGCAGTATAAAACCCTCCACTAAATTTCCTATCTTTAGTATAATCTATATTTCTCAACTGGAGTTGCCCCActaagggacatttggcaatgtctggagacagttttAGTTGACCCTAGTAGGAAGCAGGTTTGGTACTgtcatctagtgggtagaggtcaAGGATAAACATTTCATAATGCGTAGGACAGCATCCTACAACATGGATTTTTTCAGCCCAAAATGTATAGTGTTGAGGTCAAGAAACTGTAGTTTACATTGATTGACCAACAAAGTTTTTGTGtgagtaaattatttttcagaaattcaaagaaatactGTTACACATACAAATTGGGATGGATTGAAAGCAAGGCATTGAACACATATTGACACAGGAGTCAAACTATGAGGATTCACCTGACCTCAGAGTTATTCCTGTAAGATTCTTAGCATGGTGACTCACATTTTAGTaagttttcaacaaatattagatCCTTTCCACCCTCCTTCTCCCATCACCCATTATATAATGCTTGTTCACTATTCAGGGTACTGCTTAGGCTGTTTTCCCCATTTGGaatgccttttttccctttcctctctgccaAGTCAAATCATATTCATCATTCTGAGTCTAGCCAAAGTGCCACATCTTCCCCAAGCTTCtatctgtttttcttcatttcaaatttCTATAGTTCTTATCAAACAAAAATGTTGACATATATACCATACTAGTTTGCATTCCTACAGAGACAACtttgaaaaattcaaatgaattaaGAGAAATTGCACTACTAggtatttaaatacattatcaaaaatataatagttaaaatcattttattcccTGTAATTGACAAACCATGAGCAAGAACTCTCCAGAGCTAAATCTACAGAAGAATCTAGTATGCAATAAAAGTAGAGTTTTAaatcagtgaagaaagaaaaatcaattccaaatcaaataaataaaataaataaatgaaaaatacatgataTGTAGCAGGACAATGGATCAACCAAAAAAAAACTCCTACTAttagatttttgttctttataaaaaataaaagaacttgaagtttatataggaaaataatttctgatatcaaagtgaaaaataattttaaacataaaagcaaCCACACCAATTAAAGGTAAATATTAGTAAGTTTGACAATGTAAAGATGAAAATCTTCTCAATGTCAAAAATACCAACAAAGGCAAAGGAAACatcagaaaataattgcaaatgtaTAACATAATCATAgttattgatatttaatatacagagctttttatatataaaaaatgaaagatgaatCCCATAATGGAAATATGGGCAGAAATATAAAAGTCAACTCATCAGACATACAATTAAATAACAGAGATGTAAAAAAGTGCTTGGACTTGTTtataatcaaaagaataaaaattaaaccaatgACATAACTCTTTTCTCTAGTAAATTGGGCTAGGATTAggaaaaaaacacccaaaatacCTAATGCTACAAAGGACACAAGGAAAGTTACAATTTGGTATAATTATGATCCTTGGAGGGATGGTTGAGATTATGCATAAAATCTGtgtatgtttaataaattttGGCCCAGTAATATCACTTCTAGGCACTTACCCTAAAGAGATAATCAGATATACATACCAATATTTATAAACAAAGCTACTTATCATagtgttaattaaaataattaataaaaacccTCAAAGTCCAACAATAGGGTACTAGTTATATAAATTGCAGCATATTCACTTCTGATTTAAAATAGTAGAGATaatattcttaaagaatatttaaaaatatgagggAAAACAGTTTATAAAATGATCTTGATTGCTTTTAGAAAATTACATTGGCCCATATATCTATATAACCAAAAACATGAAATGGGCACACACACAGATTAATGATAATGATGGTTTTCTACATTATGGGATTATGgatgattttaatcttcattttctaaaatttctataaaataatattacttttattataataaaaataatgtcaaacATAACTTTTGAATAATTGCTTCAAAAGTAACTTAATGGATAAGTAAATGACTGAAGAAATTAATTCAACAGGCATTACATTTGAAAGTCTTCAAAATACAAGCATCtcttgtcttttgcccacttaaaatgtaaatgtcatTAATAGGAAAGATCTCTTTTCTACCACTGCATCATAAGTACTAAAGACAATGCTTGGAGCATAGTAGAAGCACAGTAAGTatctaaatgaatgaaaataagtttattctttttttcattgagaAAAAGTAggcttttctatttctattctttgttCTGACTGGGACATCTGTTGGCCTACACCTCACCTTCTGTTTAATAAGAAGAATATATGTTGtttgcatattttatacataGCACCCACATAAAAGGacattttaatctcattttacagattaagagaTGAATGCTCAGAAAGGTTGCATAGCTTTCCCAAGTTCAAAAGTGGGTAAATACATCTTATTATCTCTTGCTGAAAATTATAGACTCAATAAAGCAAGATAGAGTGTACAGAATCATAGGAGAGATTAAAAAGACATTATTAGGGAAAGCACACAGATACCTCAGTTtgtagcaaaatattaataattaccctATAACGTTATTTTTCACATCATGCAATATTTTTGCTATTCTTCTTCCTGGGCCTTAAGTGTCTCTGCAGCTTCCTAGCACTAGAGAAACCTGCATGGTAAACTGAAAGCTTAAAATGAGAGAATTACAATCATTGCATAAAGTAATCAGACTTTCACAAGTCCTTTTAAAAGATTAGCCTAAATGGTTCAGTTGGATATCCATTCACTTAGGCATTTAGTCAACTGTGGAACCATGACAATAAAAGTCAGAAATGATCTGAAGAAAGGCTGCGGTAAAGCCTTTCTACTCCTGACAGGGGGGAAGGATGATAATACTTGGGGAGTGCTAGACAAGCAAAAGAACCTGCCAGTGTAGCAAGTCATAAATTCAGTCTcaatttataacttttaatgtCTGAATTTCTGGGAATAAAATTACAAAGTGCCACCTTTACCATATTAGGAGGGCAGACACCAGTGGTTTACCTACCCAACAGTCACCCCTACCAGCTCTCTACCACATCCCTTCCTATTTGCTGGCATAATCCACTTCCTGATATAGAGGTGGCA is a window encoding:
- the DDX53 gene encoding DEAD box protein 53 → MSRAPEWKRAEPNPRNHGASWDGRGGRGSGRSGPSGHPGPRPPGSHEPPLCFRVRNNMVGAVIGRGGSKINDLQRLTNTKIQIIKGDSEAEVKIFGSMDMKAKAKAAIETLVKKQESYKLEYNVDNAASHPPAGRDLSTTDIAREHQPSLDWDQIKATAVEWEKRKWTDLPPIKKNFYIESKATSSMSEEQVENWRKENFNIMCDDLKDGEKRRIPNPTCNFEDAFQDYLELMQNITEAGFKNPTPIQSQAWPIVLQGIDLIGVAQTGTGKTLSYLIPGFIHLDSQPISREERNGPGMLVLTPTRELALQVEAECSKYSYKGLKSVCIYGGRNRERQIRDVTKGVDIIIATPGRLNDLQMNNLVNLRSITFLVLDEADKMLDLGFEPQIMKILLDVRPDRQTVMTSATWPAAVRRLAHSYLKEPMIVYVGTLDLVAVNTVKQNIIVTTETEKRALIQEFLESMSPNDKVIVFVSRKLIADDLSSDLGIQGIPVQSLHGDREQIDRERALEDFKSGKVKILIATDLASRGLDVNDITHVYNYDFPRNIEEYVHRIGRTGRAGKTGTSITLITQDDSKIASELIKILKRANQSVPEDLVKMAEQYKFQQQKRGAGRRSRKPGEKSKDFY